A stretch of the Arachis stenosperma cultivar V10309 chromosome 6, arast.V10309.gnm1.PFL2, whole genome shotgun sequence genome encodes the following:
- the LOC130933913 gene encoding uncharacterized protein LOC130933913 — MKKIEEEVELNEGEKKDVAKEEEDPLKVKDLKRKIFLEEPTPIPFLSVAKKAKKHKDFDTNVVKIFKNVEVTVPLFQAIQQVPKYAKFLKDVCTHKEKIGELGKSPVNNYISSLIPKKCSDPDPYLVTCVIGGMKFMDCICDLGACVSIMPLPIYEKLNLSPLKLSGARFVLVDKSTVSVMKITENVLVNIQEFLFLVDFYILETPPIDSDTHVPSSLGGRF; from the coding sequence ATGAAAAAAATCGAAGAGGAGGTAGAATTGAATGAGGGAGAAAAGAAAGATGTTGCAAAAGAAGAGGAGGATCCATTGAAGGTCAAGGATCTCAAAAGAAAAATTTTCCTTGAGGAGCCTACACCAATTCCTTTTCTGTCGGTGGCTAAAAAGGCCAAGAAGCATAAGGACTTTGACACTAATGtggtgaaaattttcaagaatgtAGAGGTTACCGTTCCTCTTTTTCAAGCCATCCAACAAGTTCCAAAATACGCCAAATTTCTAAAGGATGTTTGTACTCACAAGGAGAAAATTGGTGAGCTAGGCAAGAGTCCggtaaataattatatttcttcTCTTATTCCGAAAAAGTGTAGTGATCCCGACCCTTACTTGGTGACTTGTGTGATTGGTGGAATGAAGTTCATGGATTGCATCTGTGACTTAGGAGCTTGTGTGAGCATCATGCCTCTCCCTATCTATGAAAAGTTGAATTTGTCGCCCTTGAAGCTGTCCGGAGCAAGATTTGTGTTGGTGGACAAGAGTACTGTGTCGGTTATGAAAATTACGGAGAATGTGTTGGTGAATATTCAAGAATTTCTATTTTTGGTGGACTTTTACATTTTGGAGACACCTCCAATTGATTCGGATACCCATGTTCCATCCTCCTTGGGAGGCCGTTTTTGA